CCTTTTTCTCTGATACTTGTTCAAAACCAAGCTGAATAGCTTCATATCCATCAGCTTCTTTGGTTTTTACTTGAATAACAGGACAAGGCCCAGCCTGGACAACTGTCACAGGCACAACTGAACCATCTTCACCAAAAATCCTGGTCGTTCCTATTTTTTTTCCAATTATTCCAAGTCCCTTACTCATCTTGTCCTCGCCTTATAGCTTTATTTCAACGTCAACACCTGCTGGCAAATTAAGTTTGCCTAAAGCATCTACCGTTTGCTGAGTTGGTTCTAGTATATCTAACAAACGCTTATGAGTTCTTATCTCAAACTGTTCACGAGACTTTTTATCTACATGAACAGATCTATTTACTGTCACTTTATGAATTTTTGTGGGCAAAGGAATTGGGCCAACTACACTTGCCCCCGTATTTCTAGCAGAGTCAATTATCTCTGCAACAGCTTTATCTAAAATTCTATAATCATAAGCTTTTAACTTAATTCTTATTCTATCACTTGTCATTGTAACCATATGCCTACTCCAATATATCTGTGACTACGCCAGCGCCTACTGTCCTTCCACCTTCACGAATCGCAAACCTCAATCCCTTCTCCATCGCTACTGGCGCTATTAACTCTACCTCAAACGTAGTATTATCTCCAGGCATTACCATCTCTACTCCCTCTGCCAATGTCACCACTCCCGTAACATCCGTAGTCCTAAAATAAAACTGAGGCCTATATCCACTAAAAAATGGAGTATGACGTCCTCCCTCTTCCTTCGTCAATATATATACCTCTGCCTTAAACTTACGATGCGGCGTTATACTACCTGGCGCTGCCA
The genomic region above belongs to Desulfonauticus submarinus and contains:
- a CDS encoding EF-Tu/IF-2/RF-3 family GTPase; protein product: DACDEYIPEPKRDIDKPFLMPIEDVFSISGRGTVVTGRVERGIIKVGDEVEIVGFKETQKTVCTGVEMFRKVLDQGQAGDNVGVLLRGVKRDEVERGQVLAAPGSITPHRKFKAEVYILTKEEGGRHTPFFSGYRPQFYFRTTDVTGVVTLAEGVEMVMPGDNTTFEVELIAPVAMEKGLRFAIREGGRTVGAGVVTDILE
- the rpsJ gene encoding 30S ribosomal protein S10, encoding MVTMTSDRIRIKLKAYDYRILDKAVAEIIDSARNTGASVVGPIPLPTKIHKVTVNRSVHVDKKSREQFEIRTHKRLLDILEPTQQTVDALGKLNLPAGVDVEIKL